From Alosa sapidissima isolate fAloSap1 chromosome 7, fAloSap1.pri, whole genome shotgun sequence, the proteins below share one genomic window:
- the taf11 gene encoding transcription initiation factor TFIID subunit 11 → MADPARMKIDSGSASMPKEELQENDVSEKEGPAGSEVSVDSSSQQSQKDDDKAEHSKEANAGEDEDEGTSGLHPPASKKLKVDAEKKKEKRQKVDEDEIQKMQVLVSSFSEEQLNRYEMYRRSAFPKAAIKRLIQSITGTSVSQNVVIAMSGISKVFAGEIVEEALDVCDKWGDTPPLQPKHMREAVRRLKSREQIPNTKHKRILFH, encoded by the exons ATGGCTGACCCTGCAAGAATGAAAATTGATTCTGGATCAGCATCCATGCCAAAGGAGGAATTGCAGGAAAACGACGTTAGTGAAAAAGAAGGACCTGCTGGAAGCGAAGTTTCTGTAGATTCCAGCTCCCAGCAGTCACAAAAAGACGACGACAAAGCG GAACATTCGAAGGAGGCGAATGCtggggaggatgaggatgagggaaCGTCAGGTCTACACCCCCCAGCCTCTAAGAAATTGAAGGTTGACgcagagaagaagaaggagaagcgGCAGAAAGTAGATGAAGATGAGATCCAAAAGATGCA GGTTTTAGTCTCTTCATTTTCTGAGGAACAGCTTAATCGTTACGAGATGTACAGACGGTCTGCATTTCCCAAAGCTGCTATTAAAAGG CTTATCCAGTCCATCACAGGAACCTCCGTCTCACAAAACGTGGTCATTGCCATGTCGGGTATTTCAAAAGTCTTTGCTGGGGAGATTGTAGAAGAAG cGCTGGACGTATGTGATAAGTGGGGAGACACGCCGCCTCTGCAGCCCAAACACATGAGAGAAGCTGTGAGGAGGCTGAAGAGCCGAGAGCAGATCCCtaacaccaagcacaaacgcaTCCTCTTCCACTGA